The proteins below are encoded in one region of Rana temporaria chromosome 2, aRanTem1.1, whole genome shotgun sequence:
- the RHOG gene encoding LOW QUALITY PROTEIN: rho-related GTP-binding protein RhoG (The sequence of the model RefSeq protein was modified relative to this genomic sequence to represent the inferred CDS: inserted 1 base in 1 codon) has product MQSIKCVVVGDGAVGKTCLLICYTTNAFPKEYIPTVFDNYSAQCTVDGKTVSLNLWDTAGQEEYDRLRTLSYPQTNVFIICFSIASPPSYENIKHKWYPEVGHHCPNVPILLVGTKKDLRANPDVIKKLKEQNQLPISHQQGVSLSRQIHAXEVHGVLSPEPRWHQRGFRRVSKGRSQPKSSKKEESMLLTVKRNASKVMIWSVGPPCVDLSLCDFVLKNHNLRRPQGPK; this is encoded by the exons ATGCAGAGCATTAAGTGTGTGGTAGTCGGAGACGGAGCTGTGGGGAAAACTTGTCTTCTCATCTGTTACACCACCAATGCTTTCCCCAAGGAGTACATCCCCACCGTGTTTGACAACTACAGTGCCCAATGTACAGTGGATGGAAAAACCGTGAGCCTGAACTTGTGGGACACAGCTGGCCAAGAAGAGTACGACCGACTAAGGACATTGTCTTACCCCCAGACCAACGTCTTCATCATCTGCTTCTCCATCGCCAGTCCTCCATCTTACGAGAACATCAAGCACAAGTGGTATCCTGAAGTGGGCCACCATTGTCCCAACGTTCCCATCCTCCTGGTGGGCACCAAGAAGGATCTAAGAGCCAACCCGGATGTCATCAAAAAGCTAAAAGAGCAGAACCAGCTACCGATCTCCCACCAACAAGGGGTCAGCCTGTCCCGGCAAATTCACG GTGAAGTACATGGAGTGCTCAGCCCTGAACCAAGATGGCATCAAAGAGGTTTTCGCAGAGTCAGTAAAGGCCGTTCTCAACCCAAATCCAGTAAAAAAGAAGAGTCCATGCTTCTTACTGTGAAAAGAAATGCCTCCAAGGTGATGATCTGGTCAGTGGGACCTCCTTGTGTTGATCTCAGTTTATGTGACTTTGTCCTGAAGAACCACAACCTACGTAGACCTCAAGGACCGAAATGA